TAAAATGAAAACCGAACAGCCATTATTGATTACATCCGTTACTGCCGCAGCTTCTATTCCTAAAAACCGCTTTGTCGGTTTCAGCGGCAATCTTCCTTCAGCCGGTGCCGTATGTCTTGGAGTATCCAACGCTGAAACTTCCCCCGGGGAGCAGATGCCTGTAACTGTAATAGGGATTGTACTAGTCGTCGCAGCCGCAACTATAGCTGCGGGTGATCCGGTTGAATCTGATTCAGCTGGTAAGGCAATTCCTAAAACGTCCGGCGCTCTTACAGGATACGCTCTGGATCCCGGCGTAACAGGTGATTCTATACGGATTCTGCTTAAATAGTTTTTCCATTCCGCACATTATTAAACTGAGGTTCAAATGCGACGAATACTTTTTGATAGAATAATTAATCCATTCCCTGTAATCCCGCTCCCTTCAAATATTATTACTGTCGGTCCTGATAAATGCAATTATACTTCGTTAGTTACTGCTCTTCAGAATGCAAATGAAGGAGATAATTTCATAATCTACGGCGGTGTTCACGATGGCAAATTTATATTTAAGAACAATCAGTCATTTTTCTGTGTCGGCAGAGTCGAGCTTAAAAATTCCGCGGATGATTTTATATTTCAGTATGCTTCTCCTCTCAATCCGCCTCCCGGTACAATAATCCATGAAACTTTCTGGTCCGGTTCGCTCCCATTCTTGAATCCCAAGAATTTTTATAAATGGTGCCAGTTCCCGAATAACAATGCGCCTCTTTCAAATTGGTCCGGTAAAGTTAGAATGCACGGACTCTATGTATTCCGCAATTTCCAGGTATCGCAGTCCGGCACTAATGATCCTGTTGTTACATATGAATTCCCGGGTCCGGGAAGGTCTACCAATGTTCTAAACAATGCTTCATGGGCTAATGTCACCCCTTCACGATATGATGTCGGTCTTTACGAAATTGGAGCAG
The sequence above is drawn from the Melioribacteraceae bacterium genome and encodes:
- a CDS encoding DUF2190 family protein, which gives rise to MKTEQPLLITSVTAAASIPKNRFVGFSGNLPSAGAVCLGVSNAETSPGEQMPVTVIGIVLVVAAATIAAGDPVESDSAGKAIPKTSGALTGYALDPGVTGDSIRILLK